The Tamandua tetradactyla isolate mTamTet1 chromosome 5, mTamTet1.pri, whole genome shotgun sequence genome window below encodes:
- the RFPL4B gene encoding ret finger protein-like 4B, with product MAKSLREEATCPVCLELFSNPISLSCAHTFCFNCIQNWILENNESKLICPLCREVNNKSPLEEWQIRALTLLIKQHGPLLEQNLHVSDEILQFRVDMTLDAATANPFLVLSDDLKSVQCGNICHNPMEDLERFTQIACVLGTPRFSFGRHYWEVEVGRGKEWTLGVCKESVNRKEKSHLSSELGFWVISLKENVLRPSSFPQTAISASPDLDRVGIFLDVEMEEVKFFDVRNDVLIYTNSQLSSLEALRPFFCPELPGECDSGAPLSLCP from the coding sequence ATGGCTAAAAGTTTGCGAGAGGAAGCAACATGCCCTGTTTGTCTGGAGCTTTTCTCCAATCCAATTTCTCTCTCCTGTGCGCACACTTTCTGttttaattgcattcaaaatTGGATCCTAGAAAACAACGAGTCCAAGTTGATCTGCCCCCTGTGCCGAGAAGTaaataataaatctcctttgGAAGAGTGGCAGATTCGAGCCTTGACTCTTCTCATCAAACAACATGGTCCCCTACTGGAGCAAAACCTGCATGTAAGTGATGAGATTCTGCAGTTCCGAGTGGATATGACCCTGGATGCCGCCACCGCCAACCCCTTCCTTGTCCTCTCTGATGACCTGAAGAGCGTTCAGTGTGGGAACATCTGTCACAACCCAATGGAAGATCTTGAGCGATTCACCCAAATAGCCTGTGTCCTGGGCACCCCCCGCTTCTCCTTTGGCCGCCATTATTGGGAGGTAgaagtggggagggggaaggagtggACTTTAGGTGTCTGTAAGGAATCTGTGAACAGAAAGGAGAAGAGCCATTTATCCTCTGAGCTTGGCTTCTGGGTCATCAGCCTGAAGGAAAATGTTCTCAGACCTAGCTCCTTCCCACAGACTGCAATTTCGGCAAGCCCTGACCTTGACCGCGTGGGAATTTTCCTAGATGTCGAGATGGAAGAAGTCAAGTTTTTTGATGTTAGAAATGATGTCCTCATCTATACAAATAGTCAGCTCTCCTCTTTGGAGGCTTTGCGTCCATTCTTCTGTCCTGAGCTGCCTGGGGAATGTGACAGCGGTGCCCCCTTGAGCCTCTGTCCATGA